The following proteins come from a genomic window of Sorghum bicolor cultivar BTx623 chromosome 3, Sorghum_bicolor_NCBIv3, whole genome shotgun sequence:
- the LOC8060093 gene encoding NADPH-dependent aldo-keto reductase, chloroplastic codes for MATYFTLNTGARIPSVGLGTYKAGPGVVADAVTAAVKAGYRHIDCAPLYKNEKEIGVALNKLFDDGVVKREDLFITSKIWCSDLAPEDVPLAMDSTLNNLQLEYIDLYLIHWPFQIKKGSELSPENFVQLDMPKTWQAMEKLYGSGKAHAVGVSNFSTKKLADLLAVARVPPAVNQVECHPGWQQAKLRAFCRSNGVHFSAYAPLGRMKAVANNPVVASVAERLEKTPAQIALRWGIQQGQSVLPKSANESRLKENIDLFGWSIPAELCAKFSEIEQVKQIRNDAFVHPQSIYKTIDELWDGEI; via the exons ATGGCCACCTATTTCACGCTCAACACCGGGGCTCGCATCCCCTCGGTAGGGCTCGGCACCTACAAGGCCGGCCCCGGCGTCGTCGCCGACGCAGTCACCGCCGCCGTCAAG GCCGGGTACCGGCACATCGACTGCGCGCCGCTATACAAGAACGAGAAGGAG ATTGGCGTTGCTCTGAACAAGCTCTTCGATGACGGCGTCGTCAAGCGAGAAGACCTTTTCATCACCTCAAAGATATG GTGCAGCGATCTCGCACCTGAAGATGTTCCGTTGGCAATGGACAGCACTCTGAATAATCTGCAGCTGGAGTATATTGACCTGTACCTG ATTCATTGGCCCTTTCAGATAAAGAAAGGCAGCGAACTCAGTCCAGAAAACTTTGTCCAGCTTGATATGCCCAAGACCTGGCAGGCAATGGAGAAGCTGTACGGTTCAGGCAAAGCTCACGCAGTAGGCGTAAGCAATTTTTCGACCAAGAAGCTGGCCGATTTGCTTGCTGTAGCCCGTGTTCCTCCAGCTGTTAATCAGGTGGAGTGCCACCCCGGCTGGCAACAGGCCAAGCTCAGAGCGTTCTGCCGCTCCAATGGAGTTCATTTCTCT GCGTATGCGCCGCTAGGCAGGATGAAAGCCGTTGCCAATAATCCGGTGGTTGCATCGGTAGCCGAGAGATTGGAGAAAACGCCGGCACAGATTGCTCTGCGATGGGGTATCCAGCAGGGTCAGAGCGTGCTTCCCAAAAGTGCCAATGAGTCGAGGTTGAAGGAGAACATTGACCTCTTCGGTTGGTCCATTCCTGCAGAGCTGTGTGCCAAATTTTCTGAAATTGAACAG GTTAAGCAAATCAGAAATGATGCATTTGTGCACCCTCAGAGTATTTACAAAACAATTGACGAACTCTGGGATGGTGAGATCTAA
- the LOC8060092 gene encoding aldo-keto reductase family 4 member C10 yields MARHFVLNTGAKIPSVGLGTWQSDPGVVGNAVYAAVKAGYRHIDCARVYGNEKEIGVALKKLFEEGVVKREDLFITSKLWNDHHAPEDVPEALNESLNDLQLEYLDLYLIHWPVRVKKGTNHSPENFVTPDIPATWGAMEKLYDAGKARAIGVSNFSSKKLGDLLAVARVPPAVDQVECHPAWQQTKLHNFCQSTGVHLTAYSPLGSPGTTWMNSNVLKEPIIISIAEKLGKTPAQVALRWNIQMGHSVLPKSTNEERIKQNLDVYDWSIPDDLLAKFSEIKQARLLRGNFAVNPASVYKTHEELWDGEL; encoded by the exons ATGGCGCGGCACTTCGTGCTCAACACCGGCGCCAAGATCCCCTCCGTGGGGCTCGGCACCTGGCAGTCTGACCCCGGCGTCGTTGGCAACGCCGTCTACGCCGCCGTCAAG GCGGGTTACCGACACATCGATTGTGCCAGAGTTTACGGCAATGAAAAGGAG ATTGGTGTGGCGCTGAAGAAGCTATTTGAAGAGGGTGTAGTGAAGCGAGAAGATCTGTTTATCACCTCTAAGCTATG GAATGATCATCATGCTCCTGAAGATGTGCCTGAGGCACTAAATGAAAGTCTGAATGATTTGCAGCTTGAGTACTTGGATCTTTATCTT ATCCATTGGCCAGTTAGAGTCAAGAAGGGAACAAACCACAGTCCTGAGAATTTTGTTACACCTGACATCCCTGCTACCTGGGGGGCAATGGAAAAGTTATATGATGCTGGCAAAGCTCGTGCTATTGGTGTCAGTAACTTCTCCTCGAAGAAATTGGGTGACTTGCTTGCTGTAGCTCGTGTACCTCCAGCTGTGGATCAGGTGGAATGTCATCCTGCTTGGCAGCAAACTAAGCTCCATAACTTTTGTCAGTCAACTGGTGTTCATCTTACT GCTTACTCACCACTAGGTTCACCTGGTACAACTTGGATGAATAGTAATGTCCTTAAAGAACCAATAATCATCTCAATAGCTGAGAAACTTGGGAAAACTCCAGCACAAGTGGCTCTGCGCTGGAACATTCAGATGGGTCACAGTGTACTTCCGAAGAGCACAAATGAAGAAAGGATAAAGCAAAACCTTGATGTTTATGATTGGTCAATTCCAGATGACTTGCTTGCAAAGTTCTCTGAGATTAAGCAG GCTAGGCTACTTAGAGGCAACTTCGCTGTTAACCCAGCGAGCGTTTACAAGACCCATGAGGAGCTCTGGGATGGTGAACTTTAG
- the LOC8058901 gene encoding uncharacterized protein LOC8058901, producing MEGIIPFIFKVIAQYKEEGHAASFAGMASDDSVEPSSPVSPSYVLLPGDSDERHRDERDDGRQLRPTSVDSEAVTTCTARPSPLRCSTLRRRA from the coding sequence ATGGAAGGCATCATCCCGTTCATCTTCAAGGTCATAGCGCAGTACAAAGAAGAAGGGCATGCCGCCTCCTTCGCTGGCATGGCCTCTGACGATTCTGTCGAACCCTCCTCCCCGGTGTCGCCATCGTACGTGCTCCTGCCTGGTGACTCCGACGAGCGCCACCGCGACGAGAGGGACGACGGCCGGCAGCTCCGCCCGACGTCCGTGGACTCCGAGGCCGTCACCACCTGCACCGCGAGACCCTCTCCACTTCGATGCTCGACGCTGCGCCGGCGAGCCTAG
- the LOC8058903 gene encoding Bowman-Birk type trypsin inhibitor yields the protein MRPQVVLLVSLAVFVVLVALPLGKANEEKEAAAEGVDARRWRWPCCDECGVCTRSQPPICQCLDTSTSGCNPGCKACVKSISDGLYECKDRIVNFCKRRCTRPPAAAAAADA from the exons ATGAGGCCCCAGGTGGTGCTGCTCGTCTCGCTGGCTGTCTTCGTCGTCCTCGTAGCTCTGCCACTCGGCAAAG CGAACGAGGAGAAGGAGGCCGCCGCCGAAGGGGTTGACgcgaggaggtggaggtggccgTGCTGCGACGAGTGCGGCGTTTGCACGAGGTCGCAGCCGCCGATATGCCAGTGCCTGGACACGTCGACGAGCGGCTGCAACCCGGGGTGCAAGGCGTGCGTCAAGTCCATCAGCGACGGCCTCTACGAGTGCAAGGACAGGATCGTCAACTTCTGCAAGCGCCGCTGCACCcgtcctcctgctgctgctgctgctgctgatgcgTGA
- the LOC8058902 gene encoding NADPH-dependent aldo-keto reductase, chloroplastic — protein MARRFVLNTGAEIPSVGYGTWQSKPDVVGDSVYAAVKAGYRHIDCARAYRNEKEIGLALQRLFEEGVVKREELFITSKLWHDHHAPEDVPESLDKSLNDLQLEYLDLYLIHWPFRLKKGTDWSSPDNFLPPDIPATWGAMEKLYDTGKARAIGVSNFSTKKLGDLLAIARVRPAVNQVECHPGWQQTKLHSFCQSTGIHLSAYSPLGSPGTAWMKSNILNEPVVTSIAEKLGKSPAQVALRWNIQMGHSVLPKSLNEGRIKQNLDVYDWSIPDDLLAKFSEIEQVRLVRGDFTVNPKSVYKTLEELWDGEI, from the exons ATGGCGAGGCGCTTCGTGCTCAACACCGGCGCGGAGATCCCCTCGGTGGGGTACGGCACCTGGCAGTCCAAGCCGGACGTGGTCGGGGACTCCGTCTACGCCGCCGTCAAG GCGGGGTACCGACACATCGATTGCGCCAGGGCGTACCGCaacgaaaaggag ATTGGTTTGGCGCTGCAGAGGCTATTCGAAGAGGGTGTGGTGAAGCGTGAAGAATTGTTTATCACCTCTAAGCTATG GCATGATCATCATGCTCCAGAAGATGTGCCGGAGTCACTGGACAAGAGTCTGAACGACCTGCAGCTTGAGTACTTGGATCTATACCTT ATACATTGGCCATTTAGACTCAAGAAGGGGACCGACTGGAGTAGCCCTGATAACTTTCTTCCACCTGACATCCCAGCTACTTGGGGAGCAATGGAAAAATTATATGATACTGGCAAAGCTCGCGCAATCGGTGTGAGTAACTTCTCAACAAAGAAATTGGGTGACCTGCTTGCCATAGCTCGTGTACGTCCAGCTGTTAATCAGGTGGAATGTCATCCGGGTTGGCAGCAAACTAAGCTCCATAGCTTTTGTCAGTCAACTGGTATTCATCTCTCT GCGTACTCACCGCTGGGTTCACCTGGTACGGCTTGGATGAAAAGTAACATCCTGAATGAACCAGTCGTCACCTCGATAGCAGAAAAACTTGGGAAATCTCCTGCACAGGTGGCGCTGCGCTGGAACATTCAGATGGGTCACAGCGTACTACCAAAGAGCCTGAACGAGGGAAGGATAAAGCAGAATCTTGATGTTTATGATTGGTCTATTCCAGATGACTTGCTTGCAAAGTTCTCTGAGATTGAACAG GTTCGGCTGGTCAGAGGCGACTTCACGGTTAATCCAAAGAGCGTTTACAAGACCCTTGAGGAGCTCTGGGATGGGGAAATTTAG
- the LOC8060091 gene encoding CASP-like protein 5B1: MAELAGRPGTSGGLALRTGQFVFAAASICAMASAPGFTNYTAFCYLIASMGLQALWSLGLGCLDCYALILRRDLQQAFLMSLFVVGDWVTAILSFAAACSAAGVVVLFKRDAYFCRRDPQLPCGRFEVAAAFAFLCCTFSAASALVMFWLLASL, encoded by the exons ATGGCGGAACTGGCCGGACGCCCCGGGACGTCCGGCGGCCTGGCGCTGCGGACGGGCCAGTTCGTCTTCGCCGCCGCGTCCATCTGCGCCATGGCCTCCGCGCCCGGGTTCACCAACTACACGGCCTTCTG CTACTTGATTGCATCTATGGGACTACAAGCACTATGGAGCTTGGGGCTTGGATGTCTTGATTGCTATGCCTTGATATTGAGAAGAGATCTTCAGCAAGCTTTTCTCATGAGCTTATTTGTTGTTGGCGATTGG GTAacggcaattctttcatttgCTGCTGCATGCTCAGCTGCAGGCGTAGTGGTACTTTTCAAGAGGGATGCATACTTCTGCAGAAGGGATCCTCAACTCCCTTGTGGAAGATTCGAAGTTGCTGCTGCATTTGCATTTCTTTGCTGTACATTTAGTGCCGCATCTGCTCTGGTAATGTTTTGGCTGCTTGCTTCCTTGTGA
- the LOC8060089 gene encoding transcription initiation factor TFIID subunit 12b isoform X2, with translation MADPPPVAASASPAQPDQLAATAASVSTPQNPNPNPLLSPQIPPSPTVSDLSAHISSPQQLDQAAAAASGGGGSMDYPPRPPQLQAPSPTQAGAGAAGFGQIPRSGSASRLSTASQLQQYAAARMYGGQMSFSGGGGLVGQQQQQQLAGRAPMLGQGQLGMLQGQGNAASAAHFGLQSQMMAQARQKGMAQGTQLNNANTAQALQGMQPMGVMGTMGMNQMRPNGTIPYGAQQRFAHAQMRPQASQQPALSPQVPGQGLSRTASITALNSQLSGSSQNGQMVAMSVPQQQQQQWLKQMQSSMGSPVSPQQQYQHQQRLLLMQQLQQKTGLSQQQLLQVQQQHPHLSAQQLIQQQHFLQQLQQQQPLQSPRVSASGSQKSANLTGSQPGTPLSVGTMTGGSASQGAEGTSQLLGKRKIQDLVAQVDPLGKVDPEVEDLLLEIADDFIDSVTAFACTLAKHRKSSVVEAKDVLLHLERNWHLSVPGFSREDKNPQRNSVKPLVDPQQSESDATGIRGTSNKLGANNSVGNHQIRPPMAEPSAMPTVGPLSKAPRF, from the exons ATGGCGGATCCGCCGCCCGTGGCCGCCTCCGCCTCGCCGGCGCAGCCCGACCAGCTCGCGGCCACGGCGGCCTCCGTGTCCACCCCGCAGAACCCCAACCCTAACCCCCTCCTCTCCCCGCAAATCCCCCCGTCCCCGACCGTCTCCGACCTCTCCGCGCACATCTCGTCCCCGCAGCAGCTCGACCAGGCGGCCGCTGCCGCTTCGGGCGGCGGAGGATCCATGGATTACCCCCCGCGCCCGCCGCAGCTGCAGGCGCCTTCGCCCACGCAGGCCGGGGCCGGCGCCGCCGGGTTTGGCCAGATCCCCCGCTCGGGGTCGGCCTCACGCCTCTCCACGGCTAGCCAGCTCCAGCAGTACGCGGCGGCTAGGATGTACGGCGGGCAGATGAGCTTCTCGGGTGGCGGAGGGCTCGTGggccagcagcaacagcagcagctggCGGGGCGCGCCCCCATGCTTGGGCAGGGCCAGCTGGGGATGCTGCAAGGCCAGGGTAACGCGGCATCTGCGGCACATTTTGGGCTTCAGTCGCAGATGATGGCGCAG GCCAGGCAGAAGGGCATGGCACAAGGCACACAATTGAATAATGCTAATACAGCTCAAGCGCTGCAAGGGATGCAGCCCATGGGTGTCATGGGTACCATGGGGATGAACCAGATGAGACCGAATGGAACTATTCCCTATGGTGCTCAACAAAGGTTTGCTCATGCGCAAATGAGGCCACAAGCGTCTCAACAACCTGCACTGTCTCCACAG GTACCTGGTCAAGGTCTGTCGAGGACCGCGTCTATTACAGCATTAAATTCACAACTGTCTGGATCATCACAAAATGGACAGATGGTGGCAATGTCTGTGcctcagcaacagcagcagcagtggtTGAAGCAAATGCAATCATCCATGGGCTCACCAGTTTCCCCACAGCAACAATATCAGCACCAGCAGAGGCTCCTGTTGATGCAGCAACTTCAGCAGAAGACAGGATTGAGCCAACAGCAACTTCTCCAAGTCCAACAACAGCATCCACATCTCAGTGCCCAACAGCTGATTCAGCAGCAACATTTTCTGcagcagttgcagcagcagcaaccgctACAATCTCCACGTGTTTCAGCATCTGGTTCGCAGAAGTCTGCGAACCTTACAGGCTCACAACCGGGTACACCTTTGTCAGTTGGAACTATGACTGGTGGAAGTGCAAGTCAGGGAGCTGAAGGAACTAGCCAACTTCTTGGGAAAAGAAAAATACAAGATCTTGTTGCGCAG GTAGATCCCCTAGGTAAAGTTGACCCTGAAGTGGAGGATTTACTTCTAGAAATCGCTGATGACTTCATTGACTCG GTGACTGCATTTGCTTGTACCTTGGCAAAGCACAGGAAATCATCAGTTGTTGAAGCCAAGGATGTGTTGCTGCACTTAG AAAGAAATTGGCATTTATCTGTTCCTGGTTTCTCAAGGGAGGATAAgaatcctcaaagaaattct GTAAAGCCATTGGTAGATCCCCAACAATCAGAAAGTGATGCTACTGGTATCAGAGGCACAAGCAATAAACTTGGTGCTAATAATTCGGTTGGCAACCATCAAATACGACCTCCGATGGCAGAACCTTCAGCAATGCCAACAGTGGGCCCTCTATCGAAAGCCCCCCGCTTCTAA
- the LOC8060090 gene encoding probable mannose-1-phosphate guanylyltransferase 3, with the protein MKALILVGGFGTRLRPLTLSFPKPLVDFANKPMILHQIEALKEVGVTEVVLAINYRPEVMINFLKDFEDKLGITITCSQETEPLGTAGPLALARDKLADGSGEPFFVLNSDVISEYPFAELIKFHKCHGGEATIMVTKVDEPSKYGVVVMEEATGRVERFVEKPKVFVGNKINAGIYLLNPSVLDRIELRPTSIEKEVFPQIAADQKLYAMVLPGFWMDVGQPRDYITGLRLYLDSLRKKSAARLATGTHVVGNVLVHESAKIGEGCLIGPDVAIGPGCVVEDGVRLSRCTVMRGVRIKKHACISNSIIGWHSTVGKWARIENMTILGEDVHVCDEVYSNGGVVLPHKEIKSSILKPEIVM; encoded by the exons ATGAAGGCGCTCATTCTTGTTGGGGGTTTCGGAACCCGCCTTCGGCCTTTGACTCTTAGCTTCCCGAAGCCCCTTGTGGATTTTGCAAACAAGCCCATGATTCTGCATCAG ATCGAAGCTTTGAAAGAAGTTGGGGTCACAGAGGTGGTTTTGGCCATCAACTACCGCCCTGAG GTAATGATTAATTTCTTGAAGGACTTTGAGGATAAGCTTGGCATCACAATCACATGCTCCCAAGAGACGGAGCCCTTAGGAACTGCTGGTCCTCTTGCTCTAGCAAGGGACAAGCTTGCGGATGGGTCGGGCGAGCCATTCTTTGTCCTCAACAGTGATGTCATAAGCGAATACCCATTTGCTGAACTCATCAAATTTCACAAATGTCATGGTGGTGAGGCAACAATTATGGTCACTAAG GTGGATGAACCATCAAaatatggtgttgtggttatgGAGGAGGCAACTGGCAGGGTGGAAAGATTTGTTGAGAAGCCAAAAGTATTTGTGGGCAACAAGATCAATGCTGGGATTTACTTACTGAACCCATCTGTCCTTGACCGCATTGAACTGAGGCCAACTTCAATTGAGAAAGAGGTCTTCCCTCAAATTGCAGCTGATCAGAAGCTCTATGCAATGGTCCTTCCAGGTTTTTGGATGGATGTTGGTCAGCCAAGGGACTACATTACTGGCTTGCGTCTTTATCTAGACTCACTTAGGAAGAAATCAGCTGCCAGGCTAGCTACTGGAACACATGTTGTTGGCAATGTGCTGGTGCATGAGAGCGCCAAGATTGGAGAAGGTTGTCTGATTGGTCCTGATGTCGCCATTGGACCTGGATGTGTTGTGGAGGATGGCGTGAGGCTTTCCCGCTGCACTGTCATGCGTGGTGTGCGCATCAAGAAGCATGCTTGCATCTCAAACAGCATTATCGGGTGGCACTCAACTGTTGGAAAATGGGCACGGATAGAGAATATGACTATCCTGGGGGAGGATGTTCATGTGTGTGATGAGGTATACAGCAATGGCGGTGTTGTTCTCCCACATAaagagatcaagtcaagcattcTGAAGCCTGAGATCGTCATGTGA
- the LOC8060094 gene encoding Bowman-Birk type trypsin inhibitor translates to MRLQVLLVTLGVLAVLAALPLSKGEEEGGAARAKGSWPCCDKCGFCYRSFPPRCQCLDFSQRGCHPACRSCLKFTTGGIDEPPIFRCADILVNFCDRSCTPPEAL, encoded by the exons ATGAGACTTCAGGTGTTACTCGTCACACTGGGTGTTCTAGCCGTCCTGGCAGCTCTGCCACTCAGCAAAg GCGAGGAGGAAGGAGGAGCAGCGCGCGCCAAGGGCTCATGGCCGTGCTGCGACAAGTGCGGCTTCTGCTACAGGTCGTTCCCGCCACGGTGCCAGTGCCTAGACTTCTCGCAGCGCGGGTGCCATCCGGCGTGCAGGAGCTGCCTCAAGTTCACCACCGGCGGCATCGACGAACCACCCATCTTCCGGTGCGCGGACATCCTCGTCAACTTCTGCGATCGAAGCTGCACGCcgcctgaagctctctga
- the LOC8060089 gene encoding transcription initiation factor TFIID subunit 12b isoform X1: protein MADPPPVAASASPAQPDQLAATAASVSTPQNPNPNPLLSPQIPPSPTVSDLSAHISSPQQLDQAAAAASGGGGSMDYPPRPPQLQAPSPTQAGAGAAGFGQIPRSGSASRLSTASQLQQYAAARMYGGQMSFSGGGGLVGQQQQQQLAGRAPMLGQGQLGMLQGQGNAASAAHFGLQSQMMAQARQKGMAQGTQLNNANTAQALQGMQPMGVMGTMGMNQMRPNGTIPYGAQQRFAHAQMRPQASQQPALSPQKVPGQGLSRTASITALNSQLSGSSQNGQMVAMSVPQQQQQQWLKQMQSSMGSPVSPQQQYQHQQRLLLMQQLQQKTGLSQQQLLQVQQQHPHLSAQQLIQQQHFLQQLQQQQPLQSPRVSASGSQKSANLTGSQPGTPLSVGTMTGGSASQGAEGTSQLLGKRKIQDLVAQVDPLGKVDPEVEDLLLEIADDFIDSVTAFACTLAKHRKSSVVEAKDVLLHLERNWHLSVPGFSREDKNPQRNSVKPLVDPQQSESDATGIRGTSNKLGANNSVGNHQIRPPMAEPSAMPTVGPLSKAPRF, encoded by the exons ATGGCGGATCCGCCGCCCGTGGCCGCCTCCGCCTCGCCGGCGCAGCCCGACCAGCTCGCGGCCACGGCGGCCTCCGTGTCCACCCCGCAGAACCCCAACCCTAACCCCCTCCTCTCCCCGCAAATCCCCCCGTCCCCGACCGTCTCCGACCTCTCCGCGCACATCTCGTCCCCGCAGCAGCTCGACCAGGCGGCCGCTGCCGCTTCGGGCGGCGGAGGATCCATGGATTACCCCCCGCGCCCGCCGCAGCTGCAGGCGCCTTCGCCCACGCAGGCCGGGGCCGGCGCCGCCGGGTTTGGCCAGATCCCCCGCTCGGGGTCGGCCTCACGCCTCTCCACGGCTAGCCAGCTCCAGCAGTACGCGGCGGCTAGGATGTACGGCGGGCAGATGAGCTTCTCGGGTGGCGGAGGGCTCGTGggccagcagcaacagcagcagctggCGGGGCGCGCCCCCATGCTTGGGCAGGGCCAGCTGGGGATGCTGCAAGGCCAGGGTAACGCGGCATCTGCGGCACATTTTGGGCTTCAGTCGCAGATGATGGCGCAG GCCAGGCAGAAGGGCATGGCACAAGGCACACAATTGAATAATGCTAATACAGCTCAAGCGCTGCAAGGGATGCAGCCCATGGGTGTCATGGGTACCATGGGGATGAACCAGATGAGACCGAATGGAACTATTCCCTATGGTGCTCAACAAAGGTTTGCTCATGCGCAAATGAGGCCACAAGCGTCTCAACAACCTGCACTGTCTCCACAG AAGGTACCTGGTCAAGGTCTGTCGAGGACCGCGTCTATTACAGCATTAAATTCACAACTGTCTGGATCATCACAAAATGGACAGATGGTGGCAATGTCTGTGcctcagcaacagcagcagcagtggtTGAAGCAAATGCAATCATCCATGGGCTCACCAGTTTCCCCACAGCAACAATATCAGCACCAGCAGAGGCTCCTGTTGATGCAGCAACTTCAGCAGAAGACAGGATTGAGCCAACAGCAACTTCTCCAAGTCCAACAACAGCATCCACATCTCAGTGCCCAACAGCTGATTCAGCAGCAACATTTTCTGcagcagttgcagcagcagcaaccgctACAATCTCCACGTGTTTCAGCATCTGGTTCGCAGAAGTCTGCGAACCTTACAGGCTCACAACCGGGTACACCTTTGTCAGTTGGAACTATGACTGGTGGAAGTGCAAGTCAGGGAGCTGAAGGAACTAGCCAACTTCTTGGGAAAAGAAAAATACAAGATCTTGTTGCGCAG GTAGATCCCCTAGGTAAAGTTGACCCTGAAGTGGAGGATTTACTTCTAGAAATCGCTGATGACTTCATTGACTCG GTGACTGCATTTGCTTGTACCTTGGCAAAGCACAGGAAATCATCAGTTGTTGAAGCCAAGGATGTGTTGCTGCACTTAG AAAGAAATTGGCATTTATCTGTTCCTGGTTTCTCAAGGGAGGATAAgaatcctcaaagaaattct GTAAAGCCATTGGTAGATCCCCAACAATCAGAAAGTGATGCTACTGGTATCAGAGGCACAAGCAATAAACTTGGTGCTAATAATTCGGTTGGCAACCATCAAATACGACCTCCGATGGCAGAACCTTCAGCAATGCCAACAGTGGGCCCTCTATCGAAAGCCCCCCGCTTCTAA